Below is a window of Humulus lupulus chromosome 2, drHumLupu1.1, whole genome shotgun sequence DNA.
GAAATACTTACAGATGCGTTGGAAAGAATAAAATCTGGAAGGAGcgagaccgtctgtccagaaaaaggcGAGCTTGAAATTCGGAGGGTGATTTGGCATGTCCTCGAAAAGCTTTTTCTCCTTCGAGTAGCTCGATAAGttgtaaaagccatcccctccacGAGCTTGAGAAGGGTTGCTCttgagacaaaagagatatagtATCTCTTGTGgagaaggcccttcccactttagctcgtggtatagTGACTTGGGGGCTGATGAAACCTTGAAGGAGTTGGTTTGAAGCTGGAATGGGGCGAGCCCAATGAAGTCCAAGAAGTTCTTGAAATATGACTTCAGGGGAAGCAGAGCCCCCGCCTTCATGTGTTCGCGACTCCAGGCAGTGAGCTTGATTTCACAGTCAGGATTGCCATCTCTCGGGGTGAAGCAGCTTCGTTCGTTTGAGGTCGCTGGCTGGCACATCAGGGTGCCAAAGAGCCTAAGGTCGTGATACACCAACAGCTCGGATATCTGGCTGGTAGATGTGACTAAGCTCCAATAttgctcagcctcgaaaaactCCTCTTTCGAGGTGGGGACTGAAAAGGCTTGGGAGGTGGAAGGGCGTGATGAAGAGTCTTCCATTAGAGAAAATGTGAGTACACCATGCTCGAAGGCGACGGTGACTTTGAGCTTAGGGTCTAACGAAACAGGCCTGATCTCGGGATCTAGGTCCGGATAAACAACAACTCGGAGTATCCTTCTCTTTTTCTCCtcgacctcgtctatttggcgtCGAAAGCGGtctcgaatatcttcttgctcacacctttctTTGTGCTCGCGTATCAACCGTTagtttcaggtgaagggtgatTTAGGATTGGGAGTTGATGGGAGGTAAGGGATAGCAAactcgccccccccccccccccccccttgattctcagagtactgcgacatctaacaagaaagaaaagggtgagggcccagTTTATTGGAAATCATAAGGAAAgtataattttgataactcgagcacgaaagctcgagataacgagacTACCTCAATTGAGATTGAAGTCTCGAAAGGGCGAGATTAAACTCGAATGTGATCCCCGAACTATTTTAAAGTTtgggcttcgagcgtgtactcACACAAGAGTGTGGAGGTTGATGCCAGGAATCCCggattttcatgaaaaaagcTGGCAGTTACCCagaaatgtgatatttttgggatttgtacATTTAAAACCTTAAATCAAAGGACCCCTATTTCGTAAGCTACACGAAACTCGTTTTGGCCAGAAAACCCCTCCTTTTATGCATTTTTACACTAGAGAATTTGGGTCTAAAACCGTGATTTTGATCACATTATAATATTTCGGATCGTAAGTTTGCTTAATATCGATCAAATAGCCACTAGTGAAAAACCAGTAAATATATCCACAATACAGAGGAAACacgtaaaaaaatatatataccaaAGGAAGAAAGTCAAGAACAgaaacttacacaaagttgtCTGTGGATATAACGAGATCGTCGTCTGAAGGAGCGGTTGCAGGAAAGACATCACGGAGTCGAAAGTGCTGGAGTTATTTTGTTTcttcggtttggagaacatgaAAAAAAGGAAAGCTCTAGTTCGCTTTGGTTCGTGTTTTTTCTCTCTGGATAGGGAAATGAAGGTGAGGACGAAGAAGAAAAAGGGGTATATATATTTCAAAGAGATGTCAAAAGTTGGAAAAATCTGGTCctttggtttgattttgagtttgattCGACGGATGGGGTATAAATGTGACATTGGCGGCAAAAAGGAGATATGAAAAGACGTGGGCAGATGTagggagtactcaagtactctgagtGTGCAATCCTTGACTGACGCGTATCCATATTCGAGTATGGTAGGTGGCACGGTTTTCGAAAgtagaagttcaaaagtttccttctcataggattcgaaccaataattttgagggggaaaatgttacacccaaatttcgagaatataaATTATTGTCTCGAAAGACAGGTTCGTaaaatgtaagctcgaaataagcaagtgTGCCACGCCATCAACATTTATGCGGATTGAGTTTGACAGTCTCACTCGGTTTTAAGATGACGACGATGGAATTGGTAAGCTCGAAACTACGTGCGACCTTGAAGATGTTTTGAGGTTACTAATCAAGATCGAAGGTACAActacaagggttcaacacttgtataaattcctGATTTATTTGTACTGGTGATTGAGTATCAGTCAGGAAGGTTCGATCCTGGGCATTGCGAGCTCGAAGATGATGATCTCGATAAAGTTATCTGCTAAGGATGAGGTTAATCAAAATGATGAGCTCGTGATGTTGGTCGACCTCGAAAGAATGTAAGTTAAATGTTCGAGATCGGTAATCACGAGGTCGATAATCTAGTTTAAATACGGTTACTGTTTGAAAATCCTTATTTCTTGGagatttgttgtaatctgataatgaatcccgattatcatgggatattatgtaattaatgcatttatttgtatttatttgaaatttgaattataacttcccgaaataagagggaagatattttgtaaaccagtctataaatagactggagaaattcatttgtaaggaCGCTGAATTTGGTACTGGGAATACTCTGTGAAAATTGCTTTCTataagctttgagagaattcaaccattcaataatattgactcatggactaggcagattttaactgctgaaccacgtaaaatatcatgcgtttttattaatttttctaattttgtgtttagtgctcttctattctaagttgacgaaaaacgatgtcaacataaataaaatataattatacgtaaacttaatattatattaaacatataatatataaacataaacataaacttaaacaaaaataaattaattaaaatatgatatttttaagatatttaaataattaaatcatatttatttaaaaataataaagacatacatataatttgtttattttataaatttgtgtgatattttatttttgataaagtgattggagcttttttttttcttcatcaaatccaccaaaggacattgcgagatacattagaaactaaaaatagttagaTGCATGTATACTGTTGTCTACACTAtgatttttctattcttattttatttatattatttaatttcttttaaaatattttttttttatatatatgtcatgtagctatgtaaatatatatctatgtcaacgttgtgtttaaatgtcatatatgtagagattattgatataaatatttatatatactatagaactataattcattatgttatatatatatatattaaaaaaacagtgaaccattttttattaaaattatagacaatatttacaattttaaaactaagtaaacatgttcacgttgcttctacctagtatatatatacatccttgattagttttatttagaaaatttattaattattttcattaagtttttatgatttccatataaattttaaataaacaaataatattatatataaagaatgacataaacatattaaaagaaaaattaaactaaaacattgtttatgatttttttaaaaaaaaacaatacgataactttttagatcacaaactccCTATTTAAGATACAAAacatttatgatattattcaaatcacacttcaatgattggagaataaacttatttattcttgatagaagataaatgttattttaatttcCTATTTAGTTACACAATCATACTCTTTGTATACACACGacatttatatataatgtatttattatgtattatatattattgtaataataatattttataacatgtgaatttatattaatataattattaaatatttaattttttattaaatattattataatatttaaatttatattaatataattactaaatatttattctagcaaaattttataaaattagaattatatattatatgttatatattattataatgataatattttatatcatttaaatttctatgaatataattaataaatatgtagtCTAGTATTAATATAATagttatattttataacatttgaatatataatcaatgatattttataacatttgaatttatattaatataattaataaatattcgattatattttataatatttgaatttatattgatataattaataatttttttatttttatttaattttaaaagtatattccgttaaattttttgaatattccattaaagttaacaaaagaagccgttatctacacactttttatacaaAAGAGATATATAGACTCTAGATAAAGTCTAAATACTTTATTTTTGGATGTATAATGTATAAATAGATTCtatattctttattttgttaaatattatgttttggtgagtttttttcttccaaaatattgttgagataattttttttaattaatttactaaAAAATCCATTTTAATGATATTTCTATTCccaatttaatatataatataaaaaattatttatatgaaaataatGTAGCTTGAAAATAATGtagagttttttttcttcaatggtataatttattattagtttgagattttttttaaatatataatatcaaaattgtaatatttttataattagaattaatgtaattaaaatagtttaaaatataagattaaaattgtattgatttgacaaaaaaaaaattaaagtgatTTGATAGATAGTATTTGAAAGAAATGttgatttgacaaaaaaaaaaaacatattggtTCAAAATTGCCTGTCAATAAAATATAGGTAGGAAGAAAAGAACATTGgagaattttgtaatttttttaattcgctgtatataacattttttaaaaaaaaattaccgtGTAACATATAATTTTCTCTTAAAAATATCACAACTTTCAAGCGTAAAATTATAAAAAGGAAAAGTCTACTAACCACAAGAGAACAAGTTTTAAACTAAATTTCTTTGCAGTGGATTTGTTTCTCTAGTAAACTATATAAATGATTAGCACATTCACTCTTCCTCTTTAAGTAATAGAATACAGAGTATACAAAGTTTTGTTAACAGAGGAGAAGAGCTGTGCCCTTAAAGAGACCAGTCTCTACAAAAGCAATGAAAAATAATAGAAGAGAAAATGAATACAAAGTATAGATATTTGTTCACCTTTTGGTTTATCAGAGCAAATGGTATAACAACACAGAAAATGCAGCTATAAGCGAGAGCAGCAATGTGGATGGAGTGTTGTATGTTATATGAGCTCTACTACTCTTTTGTTTGGCTTCAAGTATGTCAGTGCAGTCAAGACCTTCTTTCCCTTCCCTACACTGTAAGGCGAAGAGGCCAGGTGGGTACTTTCCATAGAGATTAATGTAGCTGAACATGGTGGCAGCACAATCGCTTTGCTCGTCATTAATGGCGTCTGCAAAAGGGCAAGCAAATTCCTTGAAGGCCAGGCAGCATGACTGAGGTGGATATTGGGGTCCTTTGCACTTGCTTGTAATGATTGTATAGTTTTGTGACTCAAAGTTTATGGTGCAAGCTGAAAAGAAGTAAGCTAAACTTAATTCTTCTACATGAAATAAGTTTCAACATAGCAGCACTAGATACTAAGTAAAAAAGAGACATAATATTGCATATGGATTAGAACTTGTCATGAAATTTTCAATTCTATATGTTACACTTTTGTGGGGTTTCAGTTATATTTTCTTGAAGTAGTAATACCAGTTTTTTTGTTGGACAATTTTACTCAATTATCAATGAAAATAAAATGAGAATAAATATTCATCAAAACAGAACACATGTATCGTGCAATAGGAAAGATAACGGTACTCGGTATTAGATTTTCCATGACAGAACAAGACTTGCACATTTTATGAAGAGACACCATCAATATTTTTGTACCCTCTTACCAAATCTTCTACATTGCAAACTATGTCTTTTAATCCATTGTTTTAAAAGATCAGGATACAAAACAAAACTAGACAGaacaaacataaaaacatattatataagCCATAACAAAAGTGGTTACTCTTTTTGGCCTGGAGAAGGGAACGAGATGTGGAGCCATGTGACTCAAAAACATTAACTGcaacaattcacaaaataaatTAGATAAAAAAACATAAGACGATTTAAACCAATATGTTTATCATATAAAAATATACCAGAAAGGAAGGTGGTGGAAGAGGCCAAGCCCAacaaaaaagagaagagaagaagagaaagaaaatgTTGGTTGGAAGGCATTGTTGATGGGCTTTTCTTCGGAGACCAAACAATGGCGACTTGAGAGACCAATCTCCGTCTTCCGAGAAATGAGTCACCGTCTCTCTCTTTCTCTGTTTTTTTGTTTCTTCTTTGAAATGGAATGGAGAAGAGTAAATAGTTGCAGAAAATGtgggaaaagaaagaagagaagccGCGTTAGAGTTTATATGCTTAGTTTTTCGTTACTACTATTATTGTCATTTAATGCATGATGTATTAGAGCAAAGAATGAAGGGATTCAAATGTTCTGTTCTCTCACCTAGCTAGTTTCCCTCTCTCATCCCTCAAATTAACTTTCTCTCTCACTGAAAATTACCATTATGTtttgctgcaaaaaaaaaaaaaagggtcatATGTTAAAAGTTAACTAAATATTTCTATCTTtccgttttttttttatttctttctttccttaaaCTATATATCATCCTACATTTTAGTTTTAGGATGACATTATTAATCTGGTTATAAATATTtgtaaatttaataatattttttttaatgaaattaaaCTGAGTGTTAAATGAAAATTATATTTCTTTCCTCATTCAGCCACTTTCTAGAATCATCTCCCGTGCCTACTATTATACATTTTccaaaataaaaatgtgataaaataaagaaaattttaCATAAAGTGTCAAAAATAACACTATTTCAACAAATTTACTAGCACACGGTAATTTTAACTTTTGTACTGTTCACTCTTTTCTTTTATACGtagtatatttttaaatattatatttatactaCATTGTCTATGTGTTTACTTTGTAatcattttttgtatttttttaatattttaaatttagtcTGACactcttcttattcttcttctccaCTTTTCCCACATTCCTCTCTATTCCTTCTTTTTCTGATA
It encodes the following:
- the LOC133816286 gene encoding GPI-anchored protein LLG3-like, translated to MPSNQHFLSLLLFSFLLGLASSTTFLSVNVFESHGSTSRSLLQAKKTCTINFESQNYTIITSKCKGPQYPPQSCCLAFKEFACPFADAINDEQSDCAATMFSYINLYGKYPPGLFALQCREGKEGLDCTDILEAKQKSSRAHITYNTPSTLLLSLIAAFSVLLYHLL